From Pseudomonas sp. stari2, a single genomic window includes:
- a CDS encoding S-type pyocin domain-containing protein, which produces MSDVGNYLGPHKQIAPGKYELAPIPVRTFAPVRLGQGGYFSGSWGLNEGPHRGTGQGSGKLDPLTPFIWDDLMHEQQNAQAHIDLEYAGVFSNILMASNNEVEHARQVAGVGLSPVQKVKADQEITLQVIHAKLLEYRAHSETAYSLYGHNPFFLMKDLSFRKIRESLASPVPDVSVAYAAIDRAYRAAMELRRLSWVMAIIANQLPELAARRVQVETATQTTRVAQQILSAERLSVVNLETNIRFQFLPGFLVEKIAAIAGTTGGSLSQTLTNYKFAADSISAAEQAAVRPYAIANPAINFPLSKPELEALKNLVDLQATTDLGKRWQDYHASLLHSESARHMAAAADAFAGLIARAQEAERLQEQIRIAKEQEARQLQEQARIAAEAEARRVAEEQARIREEARVAAEAEARRLAEEQARIAAEALRSAHTFRAPGATSAAGPLFMTSAGVLAVAEAASASLQAAVRSAIAALGSLAASVGAGAVVGVSALVYSSKLGNGELPDRYAFSTPLSDLAPEFASDLYAIAAAGGTVDLPYRVSSKTDTNGQSEVFVVKTDGRSIPSATRVVAAAYDAERHVYTATTADVPPRTLTWTPIVNPGNSSTISPAEPTDPPVYTGATVIPVEGRLDSFPAVSEAGFDDYVLVFPLDSGLPPNYIMFRDRREDPGVVTGVGQVVSGNWLASASQGEGAPVPVQIADQLRGREFRNFRAFREAFWKAVAGDPELAVQFQKQNRSTMEKGKSPYVSKVERAGEAVKFELHHKIRISSGGNVYGLENIRIVTPRRHKEIHKKESQYE; this is translated from the coding sequence ATGAGTGATGTTGGAAATTATCTTGGGCCGCACAAACAAATCGCACCGGGGAAATATGAACTGGCACCGATACCCGTTCGGACATTTGCGCCGGTTCGATTGGGGCAGGGTGGCTATTTTTCGGGAAGTTGGGGGTTGAATGAAGGGCCGCACAGAGGCACCGGGCAAGGCTCCGGCAAACTTGATCCGTTAACCCCGTTCATTTGGGATGACTTGATGCATGAGCAGCAGAATGCTCAGGCACATATTGATCTTGAGTACGCTGGAGTATTCAGCAATATCCTGATGGCCTCGAACAATGAAGTAGAACACGCCAGGCAAGTTGCCGGTGTTGGCCTGTCTCCGGTTCAGAAAGTAAAGGCCGATCAGGAAATAACCCTTCAGGTTATTCACGCAAAGCTATTGGAATATCGCGCGCATTCCGAGACTGCTTACTCGTTGTATGGCCATAATCCATTCTTTCTGATGAAGGATCTGTCCTTCAGAAAAATCCGGGAAAGTCTGGCGTCGCCCGTTCCGGATGTCTCCGTTGCGTATGCCGCCATCGACAGGGCCTACCGCGCGGCAATGGAGCTGCGGCGTCTTTCCTGGGTGATGGCGATTATTGCCAATCAACTTCCGGAGTTGGCGGCAAGAAGAGTCCAGGTCGAAACTGCGACTCAGACCACTCGGGTCGCCCAGCAAATTCTTTCTGCTGAAAGGCTCTCCGTGGTCAATCTGGAAACGAATATCCGCTTCCAGTTTCTGCCGGGTTTTCTCGTTGAAAAAATAGCCGCCATTGCGGGCACAACCGGTGGCAGTCTCTCTCAAACGCTCACGAACTATAAATTCGCAGCGGACAGCATCAGCGCCGCCGAGCAGGCCGCAGTCCGGCCCTATGCAATCGCCAACCCTGCGATCAACTTCCCGTTGAGCAAGCCTGAGCTCGAAGCACTGAAGAACCTGGTGGACCTGCAGGCTACTACGGATCTGGGCAAGCGCTGGCAGGACTATCACGCGTCACTTCTGCACTCGGAAAGTGCCCGGCACATGGCTGCGGCTGCGGACGCTTTTGCCGGTCTGATCGCCCGCGCCCAAGAGGCGGAGCGTCTGCAGGAGCAGATACGCATTGCCAAGGAACAGGAAGCTCGGCAGTTGCAGGAGCAGGCGCGTATTGCCGCGGAGGCTGAGGCCCGGCGTGTTGCCGAGGAGCAGGCGCGTATACGGGAGGAGGCGCGAGTCGCCGCAGAAGCAGAGGCCAGGCGCCTTGCCGAAGAGCAAGCGCGTATAGCGGCAGAGGCGCTGCGTTCCGCCCATACCTTCCGCGCCCCGGGTGCCACTTCTGCGGCAGGACCGCTGTTCATGACTTCGGCGGGAGTACTGGCAGTTGCCGAGGCCGCTTCGGCCAGCCTGCAAGCGGCGGTTCGCAGCGCCATCGCGGCTTTGGGCAGTCTGGCGGCCAGCGTCGGGGCGGGCGCTGTCGTCGGTGTTTCAGCGTTGGTCTACTCGTCGAAGCTGGGCAACGGGGAGTTGCCGGACCGTTACGCGTTCAGTACGCCACTGTCGGACCTCGCGCCAGAATTTGCGTCAGATCTGTACGCCATCGCGGCGGCTGGCGGGACGGTTGATCTGCCTTACCGTGTCAGTTCAAAGACCGACACGAATGGGCAGTCAGAGGTTTTTGTCGTCAAGACTGATGGGCGGAGTATTCCGTCGGCCACCAGGGTGGTGGCGGCTGCTTACGACGCCGAGCGCCACGTCTACACCGCAACCACCGCCGATGTTCCGCCACGCACCCTGACCTGGACGCCGATCGTAAACCCGGGCAACAGCTCGACAATCTCACCGGCCGAACCGACGGATCCACCTGTCTACACCGGAGCGACGGTGATACCGGTCGAGGGACGCCTCGATTCGTTCCCGGCGGTTTCCGAAGCCGGATTCGATGACTATGTCCTGGTGTTCCCGCTGGACTCCGGGCTGCCGCCGAACTACATCATGTTTCGGGACCGGCGGGAGGATCCGGGCGTCGTGACAGGAGTGGGTCAGGTGGTGTCGGGGAACTGGCTTGCCAGCGCATCGCAAGGCGAAGGCGCGCCGGTGCCAGTGCAGATTGCCGATCAGTTGCGAGGGCGGGAGTTCAGGAATTTTCGGGCGTTTCGGGAGGCGTTCTGGAAGGCGGTGGCCGGGGATCCGGAGTTGGCGGTTCAGTTTCAAAAACAGAACCGGTCTACGATGGAGAAAGGAAAATCACCCTACGTTTCAAAAGTGGAGCGAGCAGGAGAGGCAGTGAAATTTGAGTTGCATCACAAGATAAGAATCTCAAGCGGCGGTAATGTTTATGGTCTTGAAAACATTCGGATAGTTACTCCTCGTCGTCATAAGGAAATTCATAAGAAGGAGAGTCAATATGAGTGA
- a CDS encoding penicillin acylase family protein translates to MKRGLTVLALLIVIPAIGVGGYLYSKQPTRQGQVELRNLQGSVTVRYDERGVPHIRAENETDLYRALGYVHAQDRLFQMEAMRRLARGELAEVLGPKLLDTDKLFRSLRIRERAASYVAGLDKQSPAWKALQAYLDGINQYQDSHAAPVEFDVLGIPKRPFTAEDTISVAGYMAYSFAAAFRTEPLLTYVRDQLGADYLNVFDLEWQPKGVLAKGHAGKAPTLAAEDWKDLNALARLSEQALIDNGLPQYEGSNAWVIAGSRSKGGKALLAGDPHIRFSVPSVWYEAQLSAPGFELYGHHQALVPFAFLGHNLDFGWSLTMFQNDDLDLIAEKVNPDNPNQVWYHGQWTDMVSTEQQIAVKGQAPVTITLRQSPHGPIVNDALGSAAGKTPIAMWWAFLETPNPILEGFYQLNRADTLTKARAAAAKVQAPGLNIVYANAKGDIAWWASALLPKRPAGVKPGFILDGSGNQADKDGYFPFSANPQEENPARGYIVSANFQPVSPTGMEIPGYYNLADRGQQLNRQLADKNVKWDNEANQKLQLGTTTGYGPRVLAPLLPVLREVVTDPAQLKLVEQLAQWQGDYPLDSVSATVFNQFLYDLADAAMRDELGNDMFETLLSTRVLDAALPRLAANADSPWWDNRNTPGKETRADTVRTAWQANMTHLKQTLGDDASGWQWGKAHTLTHGHPLGQQKPLDRIFNVGPFAAPGSHEVPNNLSAKIGPAPWPVTYGPSTRRLVDFADPAHSLTINPVGQSGVPFDSHYDDQAEAYVDGLYVQAHFSEEEVTANTRSTLKLLPARAAQ, encoded by the coding sequence ATGAAACGAGGCCTGACCGTACTTGCGTTGCTGATCGTCATTCCCGCCATCGGGGTTGGCGGCTACCTCTACAGCAAGCAACCGACGCGTCAGGGCCAAGTGGAACTGCGCAACCTGCAAGGTTCGGTGACCGTGCGTTACGACGAGCGCGGCGTGCCGCACATCCGCGCCGAAAACGAAACCGACCTCTACCGTGCCCTCGGTTATGTGCACGCCCAGGACCGGCTGTTCCAGATGGAAGCCATGCGCCGCCTGGCCCGGGGTGAACTGGCGGAAGTGCTCGGGCCGAAGCTGCTCGACACCGACAAGTTGTTCCGCAGCCTGCGCATCCGCGAGCGTGCCGCCAGTTACGTGGCCGGTCTCGATAAGCAGTCACCGGCGTGGAAGGCCCTGCAAGCCTATCTGGACGGCATCAACCAGTATCAGGACTCGCACGCCGCCCCGGTCGAGTTCGACGTGCTGGGCATCCCCAAGCGGCCGTTCACTGCCGAAGACACCATCAGCGTCGCCGGTTACATGGCTTACAGCTTCGCCGCTGCGTTTCGCACCGAACCGCTGCTGACCTACGTGCGCGATCAGCTCGGCGCCGATTACCTCAACGTCTTCGACCTTGAGTGGCAGCCCAAGGGCGTGCTCGCCAAGGGCCATGCCGGCAAAGCACCGACGCTCGCTGCCGAAGACTGGAAAGACCTGAACGCCCTCGCCCGCCTCAGTGAGCAGGCGCTGATCGACAACGGCCTGCCGCAGTACGAAGGCAGCAACGCCTGGGTGATTGCCGGCAGCCGCAGCAAGGGCGGCAAGGCATTGTTGGCTGGCGACCCGCACATCCGCTTCTCGGTGCCTTCGGTGTGGTACGAAGCGCAGCTGTCGGCGCCGGGTTTTGAACTTTACGGCCATCATCAGGCGCTGGTGCCGTTTGCGTTTCTGGGGCACAACCTGGATTTCGGCTGGAGCCTGACCATGTTCCAGAACGATGACCTGGACCTGATCGCCGAGAAGGTCAATCCGGACAACCCGAATCAGGTCTGGTATCACGGCCAGTGGACCGACATGGTCAGCACCGAACAGCAGATTGCGGTGAAGGGCCAGGCGCCGGTGACCATTACCCTGCGCCAGTCGCCTCACGGGCCGATCGTCAACGATGCCCTCGGCAGCGCCGCCGGAAAAACCCCGATTGCCATGTGGTGGGCGTTCCTCGAAACGCCGAACCCGATTCTCGAAGGCTTCTACCAGCTCAACCGTGCCGACACCCTGACCAAGGCCCGCGCCGCAGCGGCCAAGGTGCAGGCGCCGGGGCTGAACATCGTCTACGCCAACGCCAAGGGCGATATCGCCTGGTGGGCCTCGGCGCTGCTGCCCAAGCGGCCAGCCGGCGTGAAACCTGGCTTCATTCTCGACGGCAGCGGCAATCAGGCCGACAAGGACGGCTACTTCCCGTTCAGCGCCAACCCGCAGGAAGAGAACCCGGCGCGGGGCTATATCGTCTCGGCCAACTTCCAGCCCGTATCGCCGACCGGCATGGAGATTCCCGGTTACTACAACCTCGCCGACCGTGGCCAGCAACTCAACCGTCAGCTCGCCGACAAGAACGTGAAGTGGGACAACGAAGCCAACCAGAAGCTGCAACTGGGCACCACCACCGGCTATGGCCCGCGCGTACTGGCGCCATTGTTGCCGGTATTGCGTGAAGTGGTGACCGACCCGGCGCAGCTGAAACTGGTCGAGCAACTGGCGCAGTGGCAAGGCGACTACCCGCTGGATTCGGTCAGTGCCACGGTGTTCAATCAGTTCCTCTACGACCTGGCCGACGCGGCGATGCGCGATGAGCTGGGCAACGACATGTTCGAGACTCTGCTGTCGACCCGAGTGCTCGACGCCGCGCTGCCGCGACTGGCGGCGAACGCCGACTCACCGTGGTGGGACAATCGCAACACCCCGGGCAAGGAAACCCGCGCCGACACCGTGCGCACCGCGTGGCAGGCGAACATGACCCACCTGAAGCAGACCCTCGGCGACGATGCCTCCGGCTGGCAATGGGGTAAGGCGCACACGCTGACCCACGGACATCCGCTGGGGCAGCAGAAACCGCTGGACCGGATTTTCAACGTAGGCCCGTTCGCCGCACCCGGCTCCCATGAAGTACCGAACAACCTCTCGGCGAAGATCGGCCCGGCGCCGTGGCCGGTAACCTACGGTCCGTCGACCCGGCGGCTGGTGGACTTCGCCGACCCGGCCCACAGCCTGACCATCAACCCGGTCGGCCAGAGCGGCGTGCCGTTCGACAGCCACTATGACGATCAGGCGGAGGCTTATGTGGACGGGCTGTATGTGCAGGCGCATTTCAGTGAGGAAGAGGTGACGGCGAATACGCGCAGTACCTTGAAGCTGTTGCCGGCGCGGGCGGCGCAATAA
- a CDS encoding GlxA family transcriptional regulator, producing MNKAVAIVVFPGVQALDVSGPMDVFAEANRFLAPEDHYRLEVIGVEHGPMACSNGLTLSAHRHFSDVREAYDLLLVAGGPQLPFLDFGETFDAWLREACGRARRFGSICNGAFMLVRAGLLDGRTVTTHWNDAEALAQLCPSSRVEADRLYVEDGQLYTSAGVTAGIDLSLYLLARDYGAEVALSVAKRLVVFTQRSGGQSQFSPFLTPHAEPTSAVAMVQLYVLANLTGDLTIADLANAANMSARNFSRVFAREAKVTPAEFVERARVDAARVMLESTTAPLKTVAYQCGFRDAQHMRSVFNRRLGVTPQQFRLNFAAMV from the coding sequence ATGAACAAAGCCGTTGCCATCGTGGTGTTCCCCGGCGTGCAGGCGCTGGACGTCAGCGGGCCCATGGATGTATTCGCCGAGGCCAATCGCTTTCTGGCGCCGGAGGATCATTACCGGCTTGAAGTGATCGGCGTCGAACACGGGCCGATGGCGTGTTCCAACGGGCTGACCCTGAGTGCGCATCGGCATTTCAGCGACGTGCGGGAAGCTTATGACTTGCTGCTGGTGGCCGGCGGGCCGCAGTTGCCGTTTCTGGATTTCGGCGAGACGTTCGATGCCTGGCTGCGTGAGGCCTGTGGGCGGGCGCGGCGGTTCGGCTCGATCTGCAACGGTGCGTTCATGCTGGTTCGTGCGGGATTGCTGGACGGGCGCACGGTCACCACCCACTGGAACGACGCCGAGGCGCTGGCGCAGTTGTGCCCGTCCAGTCGGGTCGAGGCTGACCGGCTGTACGTCGAGGATGGTCAGCTTTACACCTCGGCGGGTGTGACGGCGGGGATCGATCTGTCGCTGTACCTGCTGGCGCGTGATTACGGGGCCGAAGTGGCGCTGAGCGTGGCCAAGCGGCTGGTGGTGTTTACCCAGCGCTCGGGCGGGCAGTCGCAATTCAGCCCGTTCCTCACGCCTCACGCCGAACCGACGTCGGCAGTGGCGATGGTGCAGCTGTATGTGCTGGCCAATCTCACCGGCGATCTGACCATCGCCGACCTGGCGAATGCCGCGAACATGAGTGCGAGGAATTTCTCCCGGGTTTTTGCTCGCGAAGCGAAAGTCACCCCGGCGGAGTTCGTCGAGCGGGCGCGGGTGGATGCGGCGCGGGTGATGCTCGAAAGCACCACGGCGCCGCTGAAGACCGTGGCGTATCAATGCGGGTTTCGCGATGCGCAACACATGCGCAGCGTGTTCAACCGCCGGTTGGGGGTGACGCCGCAGCAGTTCCGGCTGAATTTTGCGGCGATGGTTTGA
- a CDS encoding HD domain-containing protein: protein MTTTIAGIKIPDSALARATTEYIRDIESDLLYHHSRRVFLFGALSGERRQLAYDPELLYVGAMFHDLGLVEGHRSDDERFEVDGANAAAAFLKPYGLSDDDIEQVWLSIALHTTPGVPKHLRPTVALVTAGVEMDVLGMDYAAFTTVQREAVVHAHPRGEGFKECIICAFADGLRHRPQTTFGNVKTDVLKDQMPGFKPMNFVEVIRQSLWVS from the coding sequence ATGACCACGACCATCGCCGGTATCAAGATCCCCGACAGCGCCCTCGCCCGGGCCACCACCGAGTACATCCGCGACATCGAATCCGACCTGCTTTACCACCACTCGCGCCGGGTGTTTCTGTTCGGTGCCTTGAGCGGCGAACGCCGGCAACTGGCCTACGATCCGGAGCTGCTGTACGTCGGCGCGATGTTCCACGATCTGGGTCTGGTCGAAGGTCACCGCAGCGATGACGAACGTTTCGAAGTCGATGGTGCCAATGCGGCGGCGGCGTTCCTCAAGCCCTACGGGTTGAGCGACGACGACATCGAACAGGTCTGGCTGTCGATCGCCCTGCACACCACGCCGGGGGTGCCGAAGCATCTGCGGCCGACCGTGGCGTTGGTGACCGCAGGTGTCGAGATGGATGTGCTGGGCATGGACTACGCGGCGTTCACCACGGTGCAGCGCGAGGCGGTGGTGCATGCGCATCCACGGGGTGAGGGTTTCAAGGAATGCATCATCTGCGCGTTTGCCGATGGCTTGCGTCATCGCCCACAGACGACGTTCGGCAATGTGAAGACCGATGTGCTGAAAGATCAGATGCCGGGGTTCAAGCCGATGAACTTTGTCGAGGTCATCCGCCAATCACTCTGGGTCTCCTGA
- a CDS encoding ABC transporter permease subunit, which produces MKRFRFSSLMLVLGLLFIYLPMLILVIYSFNASKLVTVWGGWSIKWYVGLLDNTQLMGSVVRSLEIACYTAVAAVALGTLAAFVLTRITRFKGRTLFGGLVTAPLVMPEVITGLSLLLLFVAMAQMIGWPQERGIVTIWIAHTTFCAAYVAVVVSARLRELDLSIEEAAMDLGARPWKVFFLITIPMIAPSLAAGGMMSFALSLDDLVLASFVSGPGSTTLPMEVFSAVRLGVKPEINAVASLILLAVSLVTFMVWFFSRRAEESRRKAIQQAIEESAADSWKQPDVRRAQTPEAA; this is translated from the coding sequence ATGAAGCGCTTCCGTTTCTCCAGCCTGATGCTGGTGCTCGGCCTGTTGTTCATCTATTTGCCGATGCTGATCCTGGTGATCTACTCGTTCAACGCCTCGAAACTGGTGACGGTATGGGGTGGCTGGTCGATCAAGTGGTACGTCGGCCTGCTCGACAACACCCAACTGATGGGCTCGGTGGTGCGCTCGCTGGAAATTGCCTGCTACACCGCTGTTGCGGCAGTGGCGCTGGGTACGCTGGCGGCGTTCGTCCTGACTCGCATCACCCGCTTCAAGGGCCGCACGCTGTTCGGTGGCCTGGTCACCGCGCCGCTGGTAATGCCCGAGGTGATTACCGGTCTGTCGCTGTTGCTGCTGTTCGTGGCCATGGCGCAGATGATCGGCTGGCCCCAGGAGCGTGGCATCGTCACCATCTGGATCGCCCACACGACGTTCTGTGCGGCGTATGTGGCGGTAGTGGTGTCGGCGCGTCTGCGTGAGCTGGACCTGTCGATCGAAGAGGCGGCGATGGACCTGGGTGCGCGGCCGTGGAAGGTGTTCTTCCTGATCACCATCCCGATGATCGCGCCGTCGCTGGCGGCGGGCGGCATGATGTCGTTCGCCCTGTCGCTGGACGACCTGGTGCTGGCGAGCTTTGTGTCCGGCCCGGGTTCGACGACCCTGCCGATGGAAGTGTTCTCGGCGGTGCGTCTGGGCGTGAAGCCTGAGATCAACGCCGTGGCCAGCCTGATTCTGCTGGCGGTGTCGCTGGTGACCTTCATGGTCTGGTTCTTCAGCCGTCGTGCCGAAGAATCGCGCCGCAAGGCGATCCAGCAAGCCATCGAAGAAAGTGCTGCCGATTCGTGGAAACAACCGGACGTGCGCCGGGCGCAGACGCCGGAAGCGGCTTAA
- a CDS encoding ABC transporter permease subunit, whose translation MPGGRQLVIGVPFIWLFLFFMLPFFIVLKISFAEADVAIPPYTEIYTYAEQKLQLLLNLGNYAMLGDDELYISAYLGSLKMAFFSTLLCLLIGYPMAYAIASARKEVQTVLVLLIMMPTWTAILIRVYAWMGILSNNGLLNGFLMSMGFIDEPLQILNTNLAVYIGVVYSYLPFMILPLYANLVKHDPSLLEAASDLGSSTFNSFWKITVPLSKNGIIAGCMLVFIPVVGEFVIPELLGGPETLMIGKVLWQEFFNNRDWPVASALAVVMLAILIVPIILFNRSQAKEMEGKE comes from the coding sequence ATTCCCGGTGGCCGCCAACTGGTCATCGGGGTGCCGTTCATCTGGCTGTTCCTGTTCTTCATGCTGCCGTTCTTCATCGTTCTGAAGATCAGCTTCGCCGAAGCGGATGTGGCCATCCCGCCATACACGGAGATCTACACCTACGCCGAGCAGAAACTGCAGTTGCTGCTGAACCTTGGCAACTACGCGATGCTCGGCGATGACGAACTGTACATCTCGGCGTACCTCGGTTCGTTGAAGATGGCGTTCTTCAGCACGCTGCTGTGCCTGCTGATCGGCTACCCGATGGCCTACGCCATCGCCAGCGCCCGCAAGGAAGTGCAGACGGTGCTGGTGCTGCTGATCATGATGCCGACCTGGACCGCGATCCTGATCCGCGTCTATGCGTGGATGGGCATCCTCAGCAACAACGGCCTGCTCAACGGTTTCCTGATGAGCATGGGTTTCATCGACGAGCCGCTGCAGATCCTCAACACCAACCTCGCGGTGTACATCGGCGTCGTCTATTCGTACCTGCCGTTCATGATCCTGCCGCTGTACGCCAACCTGGTCAAACACGACCCCAGCCTGCTGGAAGCCGCGTCCGACCTGGGTTCGAGCACGTTCAACAGCTTCTGGAAAATCACCGTGCCGCTGTCCAAGAACGGCATCATCGCCGGCTGCATGCTGGTGTTCATCCCGGTGGTGGGCGAGTTTGTGATCCCGGAACTGCTCGGCGGTCCGGAAACCCTGATGATCGGTAAAGTGCTCTGGCAAGAGTTCTTCAACAACCGTGACTGGCCGGTGGCGTCCGCCCTGGCGGTGGTGATGCTGGCGATCCTGATCGTGCCGATCATCCTGTTCAACCGCAGTCAGGCCAAGGAAATGGAGGGTAAAGAATGA